The genomic segment ACAGCGGCACCAGCGGCCGCATCTTCTCGTACAGCGCGCGGTCGCGGATGCAGATGCCGCCGCCGCGGGCGCAGCCAAGCTTGCGCGCCGAGAAGTAGATGATGTCGCAGAGGTCGGCGGTGCGGCGGGTGATCTCGCGGATCGACAGCGTCTTGCAGTGATCTTCGCGGGTCTTGTTGAAATACAAATTGTCCGCCAGCAGGCTGGCGTCGAGCACCAGCGGAACGCCGTGCTCCTTGCAGACGTTGCTGACGTCGGCGAGGTTCTGCAGCGACACCGGCTGGCCACCGATCAGGTTGGTGCCGCTCTCCATCCGGACGAAGCCGACATTGGCGGCGCCGACCTTCTCGATCACCGCGCGCAGCTTGGCGATGTCCATGTTGCCCTTGAACGGGTTGGCGCTGGTCACTTCGAGGCCGGCGTCGGTCACCAGTTCCTCCACCGTGCCGCCCTGCAGCACGATGTGCGCCTTGGTGGTGGTGAAGTGATAGTTCATCGGCACGACTTTGCCGGGGGTGACGAACACCTTGGCGAGGATGTGCTCGCAGGCGCGGCCCTGATGGGTCGGCAGGAAGTAGTGCATGCCGAAGATGTCGCGCAGCTTGTCTTCGAGCCGAGTGTAGGTGGCACTGCCGGCGTAGGAGTCGTCGGCGGTCAGCATCGCGGCCTGCTGGCGGTCGCTCATCGCGTTGACGCCACTGTCGGTCAGCATGTCGAGGAAGACGTCGTCGTTCTTCAGCAGGAAGGTGTTGTTGCCGGCCTCGGTGATCTTCTCCAGGCGGCGCTCGACCGGGGGCAGGTTGAGTTTCTGTACGATCCGCACCTTGTGCATCTCGAGCGGCACCGCCTCGTTGCCGAAAAACTTCACTGTCGCCATGTCGTCAAACTCCCCCGACCCTTGCCCGCACCGCGCGGGGGCCTTGGCTTATCGGGCAGGCGGGCTTTCTCAATTGCGCTTGATCAAACGATCCGGTGCGCGGCCGGCGGCCCGCTGGGCGGACAGGCGAAACAAATCCCTACTGCGACGAAACCAAATCCATCGGTCGGCGAAAACGTCCGGAAACGGATGGTGGAGTACTGGTAACGCCAACAAGTCGCCGAAAAGGCGTCGAGGCGAACGAACAGAGCACCCACAGGGGGACCCGACATGATCCGTTTTCCGCGCACCAGCCGTGCCGCCACGGTCGCCATCGTCGCGATCGGGACCATTGCCATCGCCGCGCCCGCGAATGCGGCGCAGCCGGC from the Rhodopseudomonas palustris genome contains:
- a CDS encoding tryptophanase — its product is MATVKFFGNEAVPLEMHKVRIVQKLNLPPVERRLEKITEAGNNTFLLKNDDVFLDMLTDSGVNAMSDRQQAAMLTADDSYAGSATYTRLEDKLRDIFGMHYFLPTHQGRACEHILAKVFVTPGKVVPMNYHFTTTKAHIVLQGGTVEELVTDAGLEVTSANPFKGNMDIAKLRAVIEKVGAANVGFVRMESGTNLIGGQPVSLQNLADVSNVCKEHGVPLVLDASLLADNLYFNKTREDHCKTLSIREITRRTADLCDIIYFSARKLGCARGGGICIRDRALYEKMRPLVPLYEGFLTYGGMSVREMEALTVGLEETMDEEMINQGPQFIAYMVEQLVERGVPVITPAGGLGCHIDAKRFVDHIPQSQYPAGALAAALYVASGIRGMERGTLSEQREPDGSEIYANMELVRLAMPRRVFTLSQVKYAVDRIAWLYTNRKLIEGLTFVEEPEVLRFFYGLLKPVTDWQNKLVAKFREDFGDSL